One Tachyglossus aculeatus isolate mTacAcu1 chromosome 18, mTacAcu1.pri, whole genome shotgun sequence DNA segment encodes these proteins:
- the NAPRT gene encoding nicotinate phosphoribosyltransferase: protein MAEREQAARPLLTDLYQVTMAYGYWRAGRAQEQAHFDLFFRRCPFGGGFALAAGLRDCLRFLRRFRLRDPDIDYLASVLPPDTDPAFFDYLRGLDTSGVTVWALPEGSVAFPMVPLLQVSGPLPVVQLLETTLLCLVNYASLVATNAARLRLIAGPEKRLLEMGLRRAQGPDGGLSASIYSYLGGFDATSNVLAGQLCGIPVAGTLAHSFVTSFSGQEQLPTGALAPGDLSAQAETWLTRVCEHLGRQVKDAHPGERAAFVAYALAFPRAFQGLLDSYSVMRSGLPNFLAVALALADLGYRAIGVRLDSGDLIGQAQEIRRVFQNCAAHFQVPWLEFISIAVSNNVDEALLAQLAQKGSEVNLIGIGTNVVTCPLQPSLGCVYKLVTVGGQPRLKLSEEEEKRTLPGCKAAYRLGGPDGALLMDLLTLAEEPPPQAGQELRVWPLGSGQESRTLTPATVETLHRLYFQRGQECESLPTLTEARALAQESLSRLSSAHKRREAPEPYQVALSEKLHALLESLCRSSRGL from the exons ATGGCGGAGCGGGAGCAGGCCGCCCGGCCGCTGCTCACCGACCTTTACCAGGTGACCATGGCCTACGGCTACTGGCGGGCCGGCCGGGCCCAAGAGCAGGCCCACTTCGACCTCTTCTTCCGCCGGTGTCCGTTCGGCGGCGGCTTCGCCCTGGCCGCGGGGCTGCGGGATTGCCTGCGCTTCCTTCGACGCTTCCGCCTCCGGGACCCAG ATATAGATTACCTGGCTTCCGTATTGCCCCCCGACACGGACCCCGCTTTCTTCGACTACCTGCGCGGACTGGACACCTCGGGGGTGACCGTGTGGGCCCTGCCTGAAGGCTCCGTGGCCTTCCCCATG GTGCCGTTGCTGCAGGTCTCTGGCCCCCTGCCCGTGGTCCAGCTCCTGGAGACCACTCTTCTCTGCCTGGTCAACTACGCCAG CCTCGTGGCCACCAACGCGGCTCGGCTGAGGCTCATCGCCGGCCCGGAGAAGCGGCTGCTGGAGATGGGCCTGCGGCGGGCGCAGGGCCCCGACGGGGGGCTTTCGGCCTCCATCTACAGCTACCTGGGCG GCTTCGATGCAACCAGCAACGTGCTGGCAGGACAGCTGTGCGGTATACCTGTAGCGGGCACCTTGGCACACTCCTTCGTCACTTCCTTCTCCGGCCAGGAGCAGCTACCGACTGGG gCACTGGCCCCGGGGGACTTGTCCGCCCAGGCGGAGACCTGGCTGACCCGCGTGTGTGAGCACCTGGGGCGACAGGTGAAGGATGCCCACCCTGGGGAGCGGGCGGCCTTTGTGGCCTATGCCCTGGCCTTTCCCCGGGCTTTCCAGGGGCTGTTGGACTCCTACAGCGTCATGAG GAGCGGTCTTCCCAACTTCCTGGCAGTGGCGCTGGCCCTGGCGGATTTGGGATACCGGGCGATTGGTGTGCGCCTGGACAGCGGGGACCTGATCGGGCAAGCTCAGGAGATCCGCAGGGTCTTCCAGAACTGTGCCGCCCA tttccaGGTGCCCTGGCTGGAGTTTATCTCCATCGCTGTGAGCAACAATGTCGACGAGGCACTCTTGGCCCAGCTGGCTCAGAAG gGCAGCGAGGTGAATCTCATCGGCATTGGCACCAACGTGGTCACCTGCCCGCTGCAGCCCTCACTGGGCTGCGTCTACAAG CTGGTAACAGTGGGTGGGCAGCCCAGGCTGAAgctcagtgaggaggaggaaaagcggaCCCTCCCGGGGTGCAAGGCTGCCTATCGGCTGGGAGGCCCCGACG GTGCCCTGCTGATGGACCTGTTGACGTTGGCAGAGGAGCCGCCCCCGCAGGCAGGGCAGGAGCTGCGGGTGTGGCCCCTGGGGTCCGGCCAGGAGAGCCGGACCCTGACCCCAGCCACCGTGGAGACGCTTCATCGCCTTTACTTCCAGCGGGGCCAG gagtgtgaatccctgcccactctgacCGAGGCCCGTGCCTTAGCCCAGGAGTCTCTGAGTCGCCTCAGCTCGGCCCACAAACGGCGAGAAGCCCCCGAACCTTACCAG gTTGCCCTGTCAGAGAAGCTGCACGCCCTTTTGGAGAGTCTTTGCCGGAGCAGCCGGGGCCTGTGA
- the LOC119940002 gene encoding translation initiation factor IF-2-like yields the protein MGRLTQRGPDIGRGRSSRARGPGDARERNTTGSGPDQHRIKPGSGPDQDQTRTGSRQDQDRIRLYQDRIRTGSGPDQDRIRPGSGPDQALPGQDQVRIRSGSDPDQDRIKTGSGADQDRIRPGPGQNQARTRTGSRQDQTRTRTGSGPDQDRIRPGPGFTRTGSGPGPDQNRIRTGPGPEPDQDQFRPRRSPDQDRTKPSPGPDQNQTKPRPGPDQDQRRPGRSPDQARVRTGRSPDQARIGRSPDQDRTKPKPGPDQNQTKPRPGPDQDRTRPGRSPDQARIRTGRSPDQAQIRTGRGPGEAQTRPGSGPDKVQTRPGSGPDEAQTRPGQVPNQD from the exons ATGGGCAGACTAACGCAG CGGGGCCCGGACATTGGCCGAGGGCGCTCGTCACGGGCCAGGGGCCCGGGGGACGCCAGGGAAAGGAACACCACCGGATCGGGCCCGGATCAGCACCGGATCAAGCCAGGATCAGGCCCGGATCAGGACCAGACCAGGACCGGATCAAGACAGGATCAGGACCGGATCAGGCTTTACCAGGACAGGATCAGGACCGGATCAGGACCGGACCAAGACAGGATCAGGCCCGGATCAGGACCGGATCAGGCTTTACCAGGACAGGATCAGGTCCGGATCAGGTCCGGATCAGACCCGGACCAGGACCGGATCAAGACCGGATCAGGAGCAGACCAAGACAGGATCAGACCCGGACCAGGCCAGAATCAGGCCCGGACCAGGACCGGATCAAGACAAGATCAGACCCGGACCAGGACCGGATCAGGACCAGACCAAGACAGGATCAGGCCCGGACCAGGCTTTACCAGGACCGGATCAGGACCAGGACCGGACCAAAACCGGATCAGGACCGGACCAGGACCAGAGCCGGATCAGGACCAGTTCAGGCCCAGACGAAGCCCAGATCAGGACCGGACGAAGCCCAGCCCAGGCCCGGATCAGAACCAGACGAAGCCCAGACCAGGCCCAGATCAGGACCAGAGGAGGCCTGGGCGAAGCCCAGACCAGGCCCGGGTCAGGACCGGACGAAGCCCAGACCAGGCTCGGATTGGACGAAGCCCGGATCAGGACCGGACGAAGCCCAAACCAGGCCCGGATCAGAACCAGACGAAGCCCAGACCAGGCCCGGATCAGGACCGGACGAGGCCCGGGCGAAGCCCAGACCAGGCCCGGATCAGGACCGGACGAAGCCCAGACCAG GCCCAGATCAGGACCGGACGAGGCCCGGGCGAAGCCCAGACCAGGCCCGGATCAGGACCGGACAAAGTCCAGACCAGGCCCGGATCAGGACCGGACGAAGCCCAGACCAGGCCCGGACAAGTCCCGAACCAGGACTAG